One part of the Muntiacus reevesi chromosome 20, mMunRee1.1, whole genome shotgun sequence genome encodes these proteins:
- the SLC35B3 gene encoding adenosine 3'-phospho 5'-phosphosulfate transporter 2 isoform X3, whose amino-acid sequence MRAPGEEAAPAAAAAEVASAGVGEEETQEDLAQQAEGGLNKGEKTNKDNLGSTECGKIRTMDLKFNSSRKYISITVPSKTQAMSPHIKSVDDIVVLGMNLSRFNKLTQFFICVAGVFVFYLIYGYLQELIFSVEGFKPYGWYLTLVQFAFYSIFGLIELQLIQDKRRRIPGKTYMIIAFLTVGTMGLSNTSLGYLNYPTQVIFKCCKLIPVMLGGVFIQGKRYNVADVSAALCMSLGLIWFTLADSTVAPNFNLTGVVLISLALCADAVIGNVQEKVMKLHNASNSEMVLYSYSIGFVYILLGLTCTSGLGPAVTFCSKDPIRTYGYAFLFSLTGYFGISFVLALIKIFGALLAVTGMCGLVS is encoded by the exons ATGCGAGCACCTGGCGAGGAGGCGGCgcctgcggcggcggcggctgaggTGGCAAGTGCCGGAGTGGGCGAGGAGGAGACGCAGGAG GACTTGGCTCAGCAGGCAGAAGGAGGACTGAACAAAGGAGAGAAAACCAACAAAGATAACTTGGGTAGCACTGAATGCGGCAAAATAAGAACAATGGATCTCAAGTTCAACAGCTCCAGGAAATACATTTCTATCACTGTCCCCTCCAAAACCCAAGCGATGTCACCACACATCAAGTCTGTAGATGACATTGTAGTGCTTGGCATGAATCTCAGCAGATTCAACAAACTGACTCAGTTCTTCATATGCGTTGCTGGAGTTTTTGTATTTTACCTAATTTATGGATATTTACAG GAATTAATATTTTCAGTGGAGGGTTTTAAGCCCTATGGCTGGTATCTTACTTTAGTGCAGTTTGCATTTTACTCCATATTTGGCCTAATAGAACTTCAGCTAATTcaggacaaaaggagaag AATACCAGGAAAAACCTACATGATAATAGCTTTTCTAACTGTGGGTACTATGGGGTTATCAAACACTTCCTTGGGCTACCTGAATTATCCTACCCAAGTCATCTTCAAGTGCTGCAAATTGATTCCTGTTATGCTAGGAGGAGTTTTTATTCAAG GAAAGCGTTATAATGTTGCAGACGTGTCTGCTGCCTTATGTATGAGCCTCGGCCTGATATGGTTTACCCTAGCTGACAGCACGGTTGCACCAAATTTCAACCTGACAG GTGTGGTCCTCATCTCGCTGGCCCTGTGTGCAGATGCTGTCATTGGGAATGTCCAAGAGAAAGTTATGAAGCTGCATAATGCTTCTAATTCAGAAATG gtTTTGTATTCGTATTCAATCGGTTTTGTGTACATTTTATTGGGATTGACATGCACTAGTGGATTAGGCCCTGCAGTAACATTTTGTTCAAAG gATCCAATTCGGACCTATGGTtatgctttccttttttccctcactGGATATTTTGGAATCTCTTTTGTTCTGGCTTTGATTAAAATTTTCGGTGCCCTCCTTGCTGTAACAG